One window from the genome of Yamadazyma tenuis chromosome 7, complete sequence encodes:
- a CDS encoding uncharacterized protein (EggNog:ENOG503NU2K; COG:U,Y; BUSCO:EOG092606UX) yields MAYISSTIKLGDPMLDSLQFQRETNPIKPSTRLPIDLDSVNDVSYKIKVPNFNELTPLKLSYKYITDLIKIDSMIPTDLYSDEKLNKVNNTVLDSYYYNAKGLGDFTKFDKIQQFNLPDKFFDEYNSSELITKMGLFPEIERSWIIVDNKLILWNYKAPQSSFNKSNQFLTIDQIRHSILSVKLAKPRPGVFVDDVNYILLVATPMDIHIYVVKYKKELNNLEIFDPSLSVSVQGLVVSNFVVSKKGDVFFTEGVNVWRLDYNNKASFIKNKCDKVCLTKSGFGIPSIFEDNSLSQSKTSGTSSKSQGSAATPAQNIAEVITQLEIDDEREILYSLSNKSIIRTYKLKDSQISSSNKITPSEMYRTLSSLFVDAGNFKSFSKFRIMNIQPIFARESSSVQLIAMTNFGVRILLKLGPQSFFQASNRLKLSVVNIKFPPSKELPTMNNELDSFTRSKQYISQLISSQQRSDLLKNTKFSKVLSPGVFLVVKRSRNADKLFVSTVNYGSLKKNNKLIEDAEFLKIDDNTFIHDIVQLTPSMNATNQPNGYANILASQYTKQPLRFAVLTNFGIQIYEFKTPDKILNSLNEEIIENFIDENGFEETCSTLLYLSCSYGHHSSSDLFKRKAQMLFSTCGNNSRLLDVKSNTSTSLLSQKETNDQVILSDRFYGTCLLISRIFRDYWNNNVFLALPNIKMNSLNQVDSSSIKDNLLIKGLSISKKQIEYFMGSIIVLIEFFVENGNNIQGLNAPNYSSDPTRVENEMCLRSEHIAFTSLLKSLDSMKEALSFLMVLIEETESNKSFDEILKFLTPTNQLNLLNLSFKDLLLPNDEVKNLIKDLLSSIINKNILKGGSIDLIASSLQGRCGSFVSTDDVLIFKAIENLTRAKNIGFRDNDLKFKCLKSAVLLFEQAYESLTLENVQNSVNIMLELEYYVGAVELLLKLANKLEKSNKQTDTKLTQLYDLVFNILTKIDMKVVKVTELNDTLKANDIMEVRNSAYDTCFISKDKRFHYEFYEWFIKQGVGERLLDIDSPFILPFLEEKAVNDVKLSELLWSYHAKRENYYNAASILYSLAISEFKLDLVQRIEYLSRANGFCNCTCPPNLRQKMIQLSALVQDLFDVSNIQLDVLSAIKSDNRINQANKQTTIDSLNFKILNLTDLFNDFTDPLGYYDLSLLIFKISDHRNPDDILKRWEYFFEKLFHKFLIGNKTKVPLYVIMSNEFTAIGSKLSSNDLVFPIDKLIKLISKNLHDAMEEDSSQAVPEGALVDMFIKSGVPYDKLYYVMRSLIENDSFEIYPGFVQFLRTNEMVYLIKQWFAKDKNLRNVISNVKIANLTDYTIASDPIGSALK; encoded by the coding sequence ATGGCATACATCTCTTCCACGATAAAATTGGGTGATCCAATGTTGGATTCGTTACAGTTTCAACGCGAGACGAATCCTATAAAGCCTTCCACTAGGTTGCCCATTGATTTGGACTCGGTCAATGATGTCAGCTATAAGATAAAAGTTCCAAACTTCAACGAATTGACtccattgaagttgagcTACAAATATATAACTGATTTAATCAAGATTGACTCCATGATTCCGACCGATTTGTACAGTGATGAGAAACTCAACAAGGTCAACAACACCGTGTTGGACAGCTACTACTATAATGCAAAGGGATTAGGTGACTTTACCAAGTTCGACAAAATCCAACAGTTCAATTTACCAGACAAGTTTTTTGACGAGTACAACTCCAGtgagttgatcaccaaaatggGATTATTCCCAGAAATTGAGAGGTCATGGATCATCGTGGATAACAAGTTGATATTATGGAACTATAAGGCTCCTCAGTCttcattcaacaagtcaaacCAGTTCTTGaccattgatcaaatcagACACTCAATATTGTccgtcaagttggccaagcCAAGACCAggtgtgtttgtggatgatgtgAACTACatcttgttggtggccaCGCCAATGGATATTCACATTTATGTTGTGAAATACAAAAAAGAATTGAATAACTTGGAGATATTCGACCCAAGTTTGTCTGTATCAGTACAAGGGTTGGTGGTTTCCAACTTTGTGGTGAGCAAGAAAGGTGATGTATTTTTCACTGAAGGGGTAAATGTTTGGAGATTAGATTATAACAATAAGGCttctttcatcaagaatAAGTGTGACAAAGTGTGTCTCACCAAAAGTGGGTTTGGAATTCCTAGCATATTCGAAGACAATAGCCTTTCACAGTCAAAAACTTCGGGTACCTCATCCAAATCTCAAGGTTCAGCAGCCACACCAGCTCAAAATATTGCTGAAGTTATCACTCAGTTGGAAATCGACGATGAGAGAGAAATCTTATATTCATTATCCAACAAATCCATCATTAGAACctacaagttgaaagacTCACaaatatcatcttcaaacaaaattACTCCCTCCGAGATGTACAGAACCCTCTCATCTTTGTTTGTTGATGCTGGAAACTTCAAATCGTTTCTGAAGTTTAGGATCATGAACATTCAACCAATTTTTGCCCGAGAATCGTCATCGGTTCAGTTAATTGCCATGACTAATTTTGGGGTTAgaatattgttgaagttgggtCCTCAATCTTTCTTTCAAGCAAGTAATagattgaagttgagtGTTGTAAATATCAAATTCCCCCCTTCAAAAGAGTTACCAACGATGAATAATGAATTGGATTCATTCACGAGATCTAAACAGTATATCTCTCAATTGATTTCAAGCCAGCAGAGATctgacttgttgaaaaataccAAGTTCAGTAAAGTCTTAAGTCCTGGTGTATTTTTAGTTGTCAAACGGTCTAGGAATGCTGATAAACTTTTTGTGTCCACCGTCAATTACGGATCATTAAAGAAAAACAATAAGTTGATAGAAGATGCTGAATTCTTAAAGATTGACGATAACACATTTATCCATGATATTGTGCAATTGACACCATCCATGAACGCCACCAATCAACCCAATGGATATGCCAACATATTGGCCAGTCAGTATACAAAACAACCATTGAGGTTCGCCGTGTTGACGAACTTCGGAATACAAATCTACGAGTTCAAAACTCCTGACAAGATTTTGAACTCATTAAATGAAGAAAtaattgaaaacttcataGATGAGAATGGCTTTGAAGAGACTTGCTCTACTTTGTTATACTTGTCTTGTTCATATGGACaccattcttcaagtgacTTATTCAAGAGAAAAGCCCAGATGCTATTCTCAACTTGTGGTAACAACTCCAGATTGCTTGAcgtcaagtccaacacAAGCACCTCATTATTAAGTCAAAAGGAAACCAATGATCAAGTGATATTGAGCGATAGATTCTATGGAACCtgtttgttgatttcaagaatattCAGAGATTATTGGAATAATAACGTGTTCTTGGCTTTGCCTAATATCAAGATGAATAGCCTCAACCAGGTCGATTCTTCCAGCATCAAggacaacttgttgatcaagggTTTGAGTATCAGTAAGAAACAAATTGAATACTTTATGGGTTCAATTATTGTGTTAATTGAATTCTTTGTTGAGAATGGTAATAACATTCAAGGTTTGAATGCTCCAAATTATTCTTCTGATCCTACTAGAGTTGAAAATGAAATGTGCTTGAGATCAGAACATATTGCTTTCACCTCTCTTTTGAAATCGTTGGATTCTATGAAAGAAGCTTTGTCTTTCTTGATGGTATTGATAGAAGAGACTGAATCAAACAAGAGCTTCgatgaaatcttgaagtttttgactCCAACTAACCAATTGAATCTCTTGAACCTCAGTTTCAAGGATTTGTTATTACCAAATGACGAAgtgaaaaacttgattaaAGATTTATTGAGTTCCATCATTAATaagaatatcttgaagGGTGGGTCAATTGACTTGATCGCAAGCTCTTTGCAAGGAAGATGTGGATCTTTTGTATCCACGGATGATGTCCTTATCTTTAAAGCGATTGAGAACTTGACCAGAGCCAAAAATATCGGATTCAGAGAcaatgacttgaagttcaagtgtttgaaaagCGCTGTACTTCTTTTTGAACAAGCATACGAGTCTTTAACACTTGAAAATGTGCAAAACTCTGTGAATATCatgttggagttggagtatTACGTTGGTGCAGTGGAGCTTTTATTgaaattggccaacaagttaGAAAAGTCGAACAAGCAAACTGATACCAAGCTCACACAACTATATGATTTGGTTTTCAATATCTTGACCAAAATAGAtatgaaggtggtgaaagTAACCGAATTGAATGATACTTTAAAGGCAAATGATATCATGGAAGTTAGAAACTCTGCCTACGACACCTGTTTCATCTCCAAAGATAAAAGATTCCATTACGAATTTTATGAATGGTTCATAAAGCAAGGTGTAGGTGAAAGATTGCTAGATATTGACAGTCCCTTCATATTGCCATTCTTGGAGGAGAAGGCCGTGAATGATGTCAAATTAAGTGAATTATTGTGGTCCTACCATGCTAAGAGAGAAAACTACTATAATGCTGCTAGTATTTTATACTCATTAGCCATTTCCgaattcaagttggatttggtaCAAAGGATCGAGTATTTATCAAGAGCTAATGGTTTCTGTAATTGTACATGCCCACCAAATTTGAGACAGAAGATGATTCAACTTTCAGCATTAGTACAAGACTTGTTTGATGTTTCCAACATCCAGTTGGACGTTTTGTCGGCTATCAAATCGGACAACAGAATCAATCAAGCCAACAAACAAACCACTATTGACCTGTtaaacttcaaaatcttgaatttgaCAGACTTATTCAATGACTTCACCGACCCTTTGGGTTACTACGATTTATCCTTATTgattttcaagatttcagATCACAGAAACCCAGATGACATATTAAAGAGATGGGAGTACTTCTTCGAAAAGTTGTTCCACAAATTTTTGATTGGCAACAAGACCAAAGTTCCACTTTATGTCATCATGTCCAACGAGTTTACTGCTATTGGTAGCAAATTGTCATCCAATGACTTGGTTTTCCCAATTGATAAATTGATCAAGCTTATCTCTAAGAATTTGCATGATGCCatggaagaagattcaTCCCAAGCAGTTCCTGAAGGTGCCCTTGTGGACATGTTTATCAAGTCTGGGGTACCATATGATAAGTTATATTACGTGATGAGATCATTAATCGAGAATGACAGCTTTGAAATATATCCCGGATTTGTCCAGTTTTTGAGAACCAATGAAATGGTgtatttgatcaaacaaTGGTTCGCTAAAGATAAGAACTTGAGAAATGTCATCTCCAATGTCAAAATAGCCAACTTGACAGACTACACAATCGCAAGTGACCCCATTGGAAGTGCACTTAAATAA
- a CDS encoding uncharacterized protein (EggNog:ENOG503PRE0; BUSCO:EOG09265JNA), with the protein MAFNKYQLNYPTTRIVVNHEEDEVRSILSDDQSSWVLFNPDSDILSSTTQDHDQDDESTDAEISQDEDIGDHREPQSSRQADQSSRQPTQPDVESDNDTDTDSLIDNLDPSQSRLEGLFKKSYDRINNWNLTSDVVDDNVASWDLDEDLSNNSLDTSILDKRPFYGNELIRNLNKKDLQKFRKIHANLRNYLNRKPPSPLLEQLLSKMSTQTISRPQPPYNLNMGYNRYLKATISSYYDYDDLTSETASSTSTRAAFAKMQLLGTVGSVAARETKVGNPFITYSLAVNRYDSSEESNRATDWFNISVFNDRHISFFNEYLKPGMQLYVECDVRQRQVADESGENKRYVTNLTQTNYDVVRFAKKEEAEASE; encoded by the exons ATGGCATTTAACAAATACCAGTTGAACTACCCTACCACGCGTATCGTGGTCAACCACGAAGAGGACGAGGTTCGTCTGATCTTATCCGATGACCAATCTAGCTGGGTGTTATTCAACCCTGATTCAGATATATTATCGAGCACTACTCAGGATCATGACCAAGACGATGAATCCACAGACGCAGAAATAAGCCAAGACGAAGATATTGGTGACCACAGAGAGCCACAAAGTAGTCGACAAGCTGACCAACTGTCTCGTCAGCCGACGCAACCAGACGTGGAATCAGATAATGACACCGACACAGACTCGTTGATTGATAATTTAGATCCTTCCCAGCTGAGGCTTGAAGGTCTTTTTAAGAAGTCATACGACCGAATCAACAACTGGAATCTAACTAGCGATGTTGTCGATGATAATGTGGCGTCGTGggacttggatgaagacTTATCGAACAACTCCTTGGACACCTCGATTTTGGATAAGAGGCCATTTTATGGCAACGAGTTGATTCgcaacttgaacaagaaggaCTTGCAGAAGTTCAGGAAGATACATGCCAACTTGAGAAACTACTTGAACCGCAAGCCTCCTAGCCCGTTGTTGGAGCAGCTTTTACTGAAGATGTCAACACAGACTATATCACGGCCACAACCTCCCTATAATCTCAACATGGGCTACAACCGGTACCTTAAGGCCACCATAAGCAGTTACTACGACTATGATGATTTGACGAGTGAAACCGCTTCCTC TACCTCTACTAGAGCCGCTTTTGCTAAGATGCAATTATTGGGAACCGTCGGTAGCGTTGCTGCTAGAGAAACCAAGGTTGGCAATCCTTTTATCACCTACTCTTTGGCTGTTAACAGATACGATTCTAGCGAAGAAAGCAATAGAGCCACCGACTGGTTCAACATCAGTGTGTTCAACGACCGTCAtatttccttcttcaatgagTACTTGAAGCCAGGTATGCAGTTGTACGTCGAGTGTGATGTCAGACAAAGACAGGTAGCTGACGAGTCTGGTGAGAACAAGAGATATGTCACCAACTTAACTCAAACCAACTACGATGTTGTGAGATTCgccaagaaggaagaagctgaagctTCTGAATAA
- the RIB4 gene encoding lumazine synthase (COG:H; BUSCO:EOG09264OYZ; EggNog:ENOG503P149) — protein sequence MAIHGLGEVDQQYDGSELRIGILHARWNKEIIESLVKGAHDKLTELGVKPENIIVESIPGSFELPFGTKQLSEKYEKLGKPLDAIIPIGVLIKGSTMHFEYICDAVSKQIMTLNFDLNKPIIFGVLTCLTDEQARQRAGLGGHNHGADWGAAAVEMATKFR from the coding sequence ATGGCCATCCACGGATTAGGAGAAGTAGACCAACAGTACGACGGATCCGAATTAAGAATCGGAATCTTGCACGCCAGATGGAATAAAGAAATCATCGAAAGCTTAGTGAAAGGTGCTCACGACAAGTTGACTGAACTTGGAGTCAAGCCAGAAAACATCATTGTGGAATCGATTCCAGGATCTTTTGAATTGCCCTTTGGAACCAAGCAATTGAGTGAAAAATATGAAAAATTGGGTAAGCCTTTGGATGCCATTATTCCCATTGGTGTTTTAATTAAAGGTTCTACTATGCATTTCGAGTACATTTGTGATGCCGTTTCCAAGCAGATCatgactttgaatttcGATTTGAACAAACCCATCATTTTTGGAGTTTTGACTTGTTTGACGGACGAACAGGCCAGACAAAGAGCAGGTTTGGGCGGACACAACCATGGAGCTGATTGGGGTGCTGCTGCCGTTGAAATGGCTACCAAGTTCCGTTAA
- the SSH1 gene encoding Protein transport protein ssh1 (EggNog:ENOG503NZ59; COG:O,U), with product MSGFRLLDLVKFFLPILPEVELPYEKVTLDEKIIFTVSSGIIFLLGQLPLYGLKPNAYLYIQDPFSDFRSIFAMEKGTLLELGLLPVLTSAFIWQLAVGFKVINVNLSLRSERELFQTGQKLTTYGLSIVYLAGLLFSNYYDESLKSYVIGGVAAWGSLFLIFVQVFIFNFFVTSIVEVIDKGLGFGSGALTLLTVQYTSNFVRDLIGLEILPLKNSNKTESFGSLANLVKNFSFNPKTLGGNVLNSFTRFELPNLTQAYIAVASILVVVGLNNFRIELPIRSTKMRGMANVYPIKLLYTGGLPLLFTVTILANLQVFGYFIASIFQYRFLGSYELVNTSLVLNNGILYYFTSPSVVQAVLNPLRTVVYSLTVVFLSTWFANHWALFSGSAPKDISKQFKEQGISISGKRDVSITKELSRIIPVAAVSGAFLLSVTAIVGEVLGGKGKGIAGVVGICAAFSIMEDFVIESQQSGGTSQLLGALSGYQ from the exons ATGAGTGGAT TCCGTTTACTTGATTTAGTCAAGTTTTTCTTACCAATTTTGCCCGAGGTTGAGTTGCCATACGAAAAGGTTACTTTAGATGAAAAGATAATCTTTACTGTCAGTTCTGGTATAATCTTTTTACTCGGACAGTTACCATTGTATGGCTTAAAACCTAATGCCTACTTATACATCCAAGATCCTTTTTCCGACTTCAGATCAATCTTTGCCATGGAAAAGGGTAcattgttggaattgggCTTATTGCCAGTTTTAACATCTGCCTTTATTTGGCAGTTGGCAgttggtttcaaagtcattaATGTCAACTTGTCATTAAGATCTGAAAGAGAATTGTTCCAGACCGGCCAAAAATTGACCACTTATGGGTTGTCTATCGTTTACTTGGCTGGCTTGTTATTTTCCAACTACTACGATGAAAGTTTGAAGAGCTATGTTATTGGAGGCGTAGCCGCTTGGGGAAGcttgtttttgatcttCGTGCAAgtgttcatcttcaacttctttgtgACTCTGATAGTGGAAGTTATAGACAAAGGCCTCGGTTTTGGTAGTGGTGCCTTGACTTTATTGACTGTGCAATACACCAGCAATTTCGTTAGAGATTTAATTGGATTGGAAATCCTTCCATTgaaaaactccaacaagACCGAGTCTTTTGGATCTTTGGCCAACCTtgtcaagaacttttcgTTTAACCCCAAAACTTTAGGTGGTAATGTGTTGAACAGTTTCACCAGATTTGAATTGCCTAACTTGACCCAAGCCTACATTGCGGTTGCTTCAATCTTGGTGGTTGTTGGCTTAAACAATTTCAGAATCGAGTTGCCCATCAGATCCACTAAAATGAGAGGAATGGCCAACGTTTACCCCATTAAATTATTGTACACCGGTGGTTTACCATTGTTGTTTACCGTGACTATATTGGCCAATTTGCAGGTGTTTGGATACTTTATTGCAAGCATCTTCCAGTATCGGTTCTTGGGACTGTACGAGTTGGTCAACACCTCTTTGGTATTAAACAACGGGATCTTGTACTATTTCACTAGTCCATCGGTTGTGCAAGCAGTATTGAACCCTTTGAGAACGGTTGTATACAGTTTGACGGTGGTATTTCTTTCTACCTGGTTTGCCAACCACTGGGCGCTTTTTTCGGGATCTGCTCCTAAAGATATCTCCAAACAATTTAAAGAACAGGGCATTTCCATTTCAGGAAAAAGAGATGTTTCTATCACCAAAGAATTGAGTAGAATCATCCCAGTGGCCGCTGTCAGTGGAGCCTTTTTGCTTTCGGTAACCGCCATTGTGggagaagttcttggtggtaAAGGAAAAGGTATCGCTGGGGTAGTGGGAATTTGTGCTGCCTTTAGCATAATGGAGGATTTCGTTATCGAGTCACAACAATCCGGAGGCACTTCTCAATTATTGGGAGCACTTTCTGGATACCAGTAG
- a CDS encoding uncharacterized protein (EggNog:ENOG503NY98) → MYCVSIDATSCSCHDSTDIFPQRHPSVPAFPSQAGTTPSAPINKYRPINRTRSESDMSSASPPSDCSSSCESLNDIFSARDSIISDVSDASIPTYYESTIKCPEYSTLEEPLPSYVPTLESFGLCLVKLEFLTPYKSNSRAKWEPMMLELNSTQLILRELNCSRTLKNLVVGLFQARNGPQDKSHSHMCKNLGKFYDELKHNQMLFEPVSNRAEASSVLNRYGGDIACKLALHSSMVGVAPNAQEHVDKDSITLIPYKNTLRLRAEMYQMLVQTWSFAAMVKWCEELVVARDLCHNFDGSLAKRRTLPDYGVFQALNQNNLQDEETTNSVVINNFSFYVDGRYNMTEMSMINACLPKLKSYDNWSNLVLSNVEALKIHPTEGNIYVNYLKLNAAAAKFKPQEGPCRQFSIKSEGLVSLSPGYV, encoded by the coding sequence ATGTACTGCGTCTCTATCGATGCCACGTCGTGCTCGTGTCACGACAGCACCGACATCTTCCCACAACGACATCCTCTGGTCCCTGCATTTCCCTCACAAGCGGGGACTACACCCAGTGCAcccatcaacaagtacaGACCCATCAACCGGACCCGGTCAGAAAGTGACATGTCGTCGGCGTCGCCTCCTAGCGACTGTTCGTCGAGTTGTGAACTGCTCAACGATATCTTTTCCGCCCGGGATAGTATCATCTCCGACGTGTCAGACGCGTCGATCCCTACCTACTATGAAAGCACTATCAAATGCCCCGAGTATTCGACTCTTGAAGAGCCATTGCCCAGTTACGTGCCTACGTTGGAATCGTTCGGGTTGTGTCTTGTGAAACTCGAGTTCCTTACACCGTACAAGTCCAATTCCCGTGCCAAATGGGAACCCATGATGCTTGAACTCAACTCCACTCAGTTAATACTCCGCGAGTTAAACTGCAGTAGAACCCTTAAGAACCTTGTGGTGGGGTTGTTTCAGGCCCGTAACGGCCCACAAGACAAGTCTCATTCCCACATGTGCAAAAACTTGGGGAAATTCTACGATGAACTCAAACATAACCAAATGCTATTTGAGCCGGTGCTGAACAGGGCTGAAGCTTCACTGGTACTAAACCGGTACGGCGGTGATATCGCCTGTAAGCTTGCTCTACACAGCAGCATGGTGGGAGTTGCTCCCAACGCCCAGGAACATGTCGATAAGGACTCGATCACATTGATACCATATAAAAATACTCTCAGGTTGAGGGCCGAAATGTACCAGATGTTGGTGCAAACATGGTCTTTCGCAGCCATGGTCAAATGGTGTGAGGAGCTCGTGGTGGCCCGTGATCTATGTCACAACTTTGACGGCAGCTTGGCCAAACGTCGGACATTGCCAGACTATGGTGTTTTCCAAGCCCTCAACCAGAACAACCTCCAAGACGAAGAAACCACCAATTCCGTagtcatcaacaacttctcctTCTATGTGGATGGTCGCTATAATATGACGGAGATGTCGATGATTAATGCGTGTTTGCCCAAACTCAAGTCCTACGACAACTGGAGCAATTTGGTACTTTCGAACGTGGAGGCCCTCAAGATTCATCCCACAGAAGGGAACATATATGtcaactacttgaagttgaacgCGGCTGCGGCCAAGTTCAAGCCACAAGAGGGGCCATGTCGCCAATTTTCCATAAAAAGTGAAGGGTTGGTGAGTTTGAGTCCTGGGTATGTATAG
- a CDS encoding uncharacterized protein (EggNog:ENOG503PVG7): MNKRKIDYSSTCKKKNIDEATQKLYSSSNEWPIYNHPDGGIIKITPWGSIRQFEINGEVITKFEDMAFNDYNFAGTNITSSPNGIANTGNSTAATAIHSGDVSNASEFQELPQTPQSIQSVRLSPYDETEQYVVKGYEDDMDQYSREPEHYLGMGDDEYGDMSM; encoded by the coding sequence ATGAACAAAAGGAAAATCGATTACTCTTCCACCTgtaagaagaaaaacatcGACGAGGCCACTCAAAAACTATATTCTTCCTCCAATGAGTGGCCGATCTATAATCACCCTGATGGCGGAATAATCAAGATTACTCCATGGGGGTCGATTCGTCAGTTTGAAATAAACGGAGAagtcatcaccaaatttgaagatatggCCTTCAACGACTATAATTTCGCTGGCACTAATATCACCAGCAGCCCCAACGGTATCGCCAATACCGGCAACAGCACCGCCGCCACCGCCATACACTCGGGCGACGTGTCGAACGCGTCAGAGTTCCAGGAGCTTCCTCAGACGCCTCAGTCCATCCAGTCCGTCAGACTCAGTCCTTACGATGAAACAGAACAATATGTCGTGAAGGGCTACGAGGACGACATGGACCAGTACTCACGTGAGCCGGAACACTATCTCGGGATGGGTGACGATGAGTATGGTGACATGCTGATGTAG
- the NdufS2 gene encoding ndufs2, NADH ubiquinone oxidoreductase 49 kd subunit (COG:C; EggNog:ENOG503NVGU), whose product MLRTRNLLRFGSSRPSRCLSTTPAKLHTISNDPKPFLNSMGKEYEKYTQDYGSFGKTTFSEVLDEIDMTWGKDDDPKKVAKQNSKIRHFTINFGPQHPAAHGVLRLILELHGEEIVRSDPHVGLLHRGTEKLIESKTYMQALPYFDRLDYVSMMTNELVFALAVEKLLNVDIPLRAKYIRTLFGEITRILNHCMSVLSHIMDVGGLTPFLWGFEEREKLMEFYERVSGARLHTAYFRPGGVSQDLPAGLLDDIYMWATQFGDRIDEVEELCTDNRIWKSRTQDVGVVTAEDALNYALSGVMLRGSGIPFDIRKSQPYDAYDLVDFDVAVGINGDCYDRYLIRMVEFRQSLRIIEQCINDMPEGPVKVEDFNISPPSRAMMKEDMEALIHHFLLFTKGYAVPQGETYTAIEAPKGEMAVYVVSDGSERPYRCKIRAPGFAHLGAFDHISRGNLLADAVAIIGTMDLVFGEVDR is encoded by the coding sequence ATGTTGAGAACCAGGAACTTGTTAAGATTCGGATCCTCGAGACCGTCAAGATGCTTGAGCACCACCCCCGCCAAGCTCCATACCATCAGCAATGACCCAAAACCATTTCTCAACTCCATGGGTAAAGAATATGAAAAGTACACCCAAGACTATGGATCATTTGGAAAAACCACCTTTTCCGAAGTGTTGGACGAAATTGACATGACTTGGGGGAAAGATGATGACCCAAAGAAGGTGGCCAAGCAGAACTCCAAGATCAGACACTTTACCATAAATTTTGGTCCGCAACATCCAGCTGCTCACGGAGTGTTAAGATTAATCTTGGAATTACACGGAGAAGAAATCGTCAGATCGGACCCTCACGTCGGGTTGTTGCATAGAGGTACCGAgaaattgattgaaagtAAAACATACATGCAAGCGTTGCCATATTTCGACAGATTGGATTATGTTTCCATGATGACCAATGAATTGGTATTCGCTTTAGCagttgaaaagttgttAAACGTTGATATCCCCTTAAGAGCCAAATACATCAGAACCTTATTCGGGGAGATCACCAGAATCTTAAACCACTGTATGTCTGTATTGTCCCATATTATGGATGTTGGTGGATTGACTCCTTTCCTTTGGGGTTtcgaagaaagagaaaagttgatggagttcTACGAAAGAGTCTCGGGGGCTAGATTGCACACCGCCTACTTTAGACCAGGAGGAGTGTCTCAGGACTTGCCCGCCGGATTGTTGGACGACATTTACATGTGGGCCACtcaatttggtgatagAATTGATGAAGTGGAAGAATTGTGTACCGATAACAGAATCTGGAAATCCAGAACCCAGGACGTGGGGGTAGTCACTGCGGAAGACGCTTTGAACTACGCCTTATCGGGAGTTATGTTAAGAGGATCTGGTATTCCATTTGATATTAGAAAATCGCAACCTTATGATGCTTAtgatttggttgattttgatgtgGCTGTTGGTATTAACGGAGACTGTTACGACCGGTATTTGATCAGAATGGTGGAATTCAGACAAAGTTTGAGAATCATTGAACAATGTATTAATGACATGCCCGAAGGTCCTGTCAaggttgaagatttcaacATCAGTCCACCTTCGAGAGCAATGATGAAAGAAGATATGGAAGCGTTGATCCATCATTTCCTCTTGTTCACCAAGGGTTACGCGGTGCCTCAAGGTGAGACTTATACTGCCATTGAAGCTCCCAAGGGAGAAATGGCTGTGTATGTGGTTTCAGACGGTTCTGAAAGACCTTATAGATGTAAAATCAGAGCCCCAGGTTTTGCCCATTTGGGAGCCTTTGATCACATTTCCAGAGGAAACTTGTTGGCCGATGCAGTGGCCATTATTGGTACTATGGATTTGGtgtttggagaagttgatcGTTGA